One window of the Halobacillus litoralis genome contains the following:
- a CDS encoding alkaline phosphatase D family protein, translating to MAKDKTMQDWIQNLDEETLHKGVDRRGFLQGAGKIAGLSLGMVIAQSMGGMAVHADNVEFQEYPFSLGVASGDPLSDSVVIWTRLATDPLNGGGMPDRKIAVKWEVAKDQHFRQIVQRGTEKASPSLAHSVHAEVWNLEANTEFYYRFKVGKDFSPIGKTKTLPHPDADVSSLAFAFASCQQYEHGYYTAYKHMAKEDLDLVFHLGDYIYEYGPDEYVASTGNVRSHKGPEIRTLEDYRNRHAQYRSDHDLQSAHAAFPWVVTWDDHEVENNYADRIPEKGQSIEEFVKRRVAAYQAYYEHMPLRQSSMPHGEDMQLYRQFSYGNLANFLVLDTRQYRSDQANEDKSSPQTEESLNPERTLLGNEQENWVCDHLERSNSSWNVLAQQIFFAKRNYGPSRDQPLYSMDGWDGYTPARERIIDFARKKNQNNLIVLTGDVHANWASNLLADFDELTSQILGAEFVGTSITSGGNGSDKRADTDRILAQNEHIKFFNDYRGYVRCHVTPTQWKTDYRVVPFVTQPGADISTRASFAYEKDADGLKEVAATVIPQGKQKSSEVEEDRHKAHSRAHEKQAHKGKKKQLY from the coding sequence ATGGCAAAAGACAAGACGATGCAAGATTGGATTCAGAATCTCGATGAAGAAACCTTACATAAAGGTGTGGACCGGAGAGGGTTTCTTCAAGGAGCAGGAAAGATTGCAGGCCTTTCTTTAGGGATGGTCATCGCTCAGTCGATGGGCGGAATGGCGGTTCATGCGGATAATGTTGAATTCCAGGAGTATCCGTTTTCACTTGGAGTGGCCTCCGGAGATCCGCTTTCAGACAGTGTTGTTATTTGGACACGTCTTGCAACAGACCCACTGAACGGCGGTGGCATGCCGGACCGGAAGATTGCTGTCAAATGGGAAGTAGCCAAAGATCAACATTTCCGTCAAATCGTCCAGCGCGGAACGGAAAAGGCCAGCCCGTCCCTCGCCCATTCAGTTCATGCAGAAGTTTGGAATCTTGAAGCCAACACTGAGTTTTACTACCGCTTCAAAGTCGGAAAAGATTTCAGCCCAATTGGGAAAACAAAAACGCTTCCTCATCCAGATGCTGATGTTTCAAGTTTAGCTTTTGCTTTTGCTTCCTGTCAGCAGTATGAGCATGGATACTATACCGCTTACAAACATATGGCCAAAGAAGACCTTGACCTTGTGTTTCACCTAGGAGATTACATTTATGAATACGGTCCAGATGAGTATGTCGCTAGTACAGGTAACGTACGGTCGCACAAAGGACCCGAAATCCGAACTCTGGAAGACTACCGCAACCGACACGCCCAATACCGTTCAGATCACGATTTACAATCGGCCCATGCTGCATTTCCCTGGGTTGTTACATGGGATGACCATGAAGTAGAGAATAATTATGCAGATCGGATCCCTGAAAAAGGACAATCCATCGAGGAGTTTGTCAAACGCCGAGTTGCCGCTTACCAAGCCTATTATGAACACATGCCTCTAAGGCAATCGTCAATGCCGCACGGAGAAGATATGCAGTTGTACCGTCAGTTTTCCTATGGAAATTTAGCTAATTTCTTGGTTTTGGATACACGTCAATATCGTTCGGACCAAGCGAATGAAGATAAGAGCTCGCCGCAAACGGAAGAATCTCTAAACCCAGAGCGTACTCTATTGGGTAACGAACAAGAAAACTGGGTGTGCGACCATCTCGAACGTTCGAACTCCTCCTGGAATGTACTCGCCCAGCAAATTTTCTTCGCCAAAAGAAATTATGGACCTAGTCGGGACCAGCCATTGTACAGCATGGACGGCTGGGATGGATACACACCTGCAAGAGAACGAATTATTGATTTTGCCCGTAAGAAAAACCAGAATAACCTGATCGTATTGACAGGGGATGTGCATGCCAACTGGGCATCCAACCTCCTTGCAGACTTTGATGAACTGACTTCTCAAATCCTAGGAGCTGAGTTCGTTGGGACGTCGATCACTTCAGGTGGAAACGGATCGGACAAACGAGCCGACACCGACCGCATCCTTGCCCAAAATGAACATATAAAATTTTTCAATGATTATAGAGGATACGTCCGATGTCATGTCACTCCCACCCAGTGGAAGACCGATTATCGGGTGGTCCCTTTTGTGACTCAACCAGGGGCTGATATTTCCACACGAGCGTCTTTTGCCTATGAAAAAGATGCAGATGGCCTGAAAGAAGTAGCGGCAACTGTTATACCCCAAGGAAAACAAAAATCTTCCGAGGTGGAAGAAGACCGCCATAAAGCTCACTCCCGAGCCCATGAGAAACAAGCCCATAAAGGGAAAAAGAAACAACTGTACTAG
- the tatC gene encoding twin-arginine translocase subunit TatC: MEDRHVELIGHLEELRGRAIKTALAFISFLIAGLVFVKPIYEWLIKDLEMKLAILGPSDILWVYLMIAAVFSLAATIPVAAYQTWRFVSPGMSQKERTVTLRFIPALFFLFIFGIAFGYFLLFPIVLDFLTALSEGQFQTMFTAEKYFRFMLSMTVPFGLLFEMPLILVFLTVLGILNPTNLKRSRKISYFLLIVISVLITPPDFLSDVLVIVPLLVLYEISVTCSVLAYKRRQTTLDSDSVA, from the coding sequence ATGGAAGATCGCCATGTGGAGCTCATAGGTCATTTGGAGGAATTGCGGGGAAGAGCCATTAAGACGGCCCTCGCCTTTATCAGCTTTCTAATCGCAGGACTCGTCTTTGTCAAACCTATTTACGAGTGGCTCATCAAAGATTTAGAGATGAAGCTTGCGATTCTTGGGCCAAGTGATATTCTATGGGTCTATTTGATGATTGCTGCCGTTTTCTCCTTAGCAGCGACCATCCCCGTTGCTGCCTATCAAACCTGGCGCTTCGTGTCACCAGGCATGAGTCAAAAGGAAAGAACAGTAACGCTGCGTTTTATCCCAGCCTTGTTCTTTTTGTTCATTTTTGGAATTGCATTCGGATATTTTTTGCTGTTCCCGATTGTCCTTGACTTTTTGACTGCCCTGTCTGAAGGTCAATTCCAAACGATGTTTACAGCGGAAAAATACTTCCGCTTCATGTTAAGTATGACCGTGCCTTTCGGACTTTTGTTTGAGATGCCATTGATTCTTGTGTTCTTGACTGTGCTCGGAATCTTGAATCCAACCAATCTGAAAAGATCAAGGAAGATCTCTTATTTTCTTTTGATTGTGATTTCAGTATTGATCACACCGCCGGATTTCCTTTCCGACGTACTCGTCATTGTCCCTTTACTCGTTTTATATGAAATCAGTGTCACATGTTCCGTATTGGCGTATAAAAGGCGTCAGACAACGCTGGACTCTGATTCAGTTGCATGA
- a CDS encoding alkaline phosphatase PhoX encodes MNKHQMDRRSFLKASGISTAALALGTTGLMSFSDSKVFAGTAKNNKATGGYGPLIKDPGGVMDLPRGFQYRIISEEGGKLSDGRPIPEKFDGMAAFSGPNNSTVLVRNHELSGNSKYPVIGKNPYRKEETGGTTSLVVGPNRKVTKEYVSSSGTIRNCAGGATPWGTWLTCEETLEEGHGYVFEVDPKNPENKISKTPIRDMGAFSHEATAIDPATGIVYLTEDAGPSYLYRFLPNDRSQKIGALQKGGTLQAAAVEELSTDEMSKFHTGQKFGIVWKNVDPEKPTLDAGNKGCIAFSRLEGAYFEGGVFWFDDTSAGDKNLGRVYRYIPASNTLELFYESTSQNDLEMPDNICITPWGDLWIAEDGGGVDRVIGMTPEGGTYVFAENKANSSELAGPTFSTDGKTFFINIQSPGMTFAIWGPFPRKNAARRRLMGHAAPPAPYAPKVSDKLSAFAEVQGMSDLEAAAFERHGMPIL; translated from the coding sequence ATGAATAAACACCAGATGGACCGAAGATCTTTTCTTAAAGCAAGCGGGATCAGCACGGCAGCCCTTGCTCTTGGCACTACTGGGTTAATGTCGTTTAGCGACAGCAAAGTTTTTGCCGGCACCGCTAAAAACAACAAGGCAACAGGAGGCTATGGCCCCCTTATCAAAGATCCAGGTGGAGTGATGGACCTCCCCCGCGGATTCCAATACCGCATCATTTCAGAAGAAGGAGGGAAACTCTCTGATGGTCGACCGATTCCTGAGAAGTTCGATGGCATGGCTGCCTTTTCAGGTCCCAACAATTCAACCGTTTTAGTAAGAAACCATGAACTGAGTGGAAACAGCAAATACCCAGTCATCGGAAAAAACCCTTATCGCAAAGAAGAAACGGGTGGAACAACATCCTTGGTCGTTGGTCCTAATCGTAAAGTTACCAAGGAATATGTCTCTTCATCCGGGACCATCCGAAACTGCGCAGGTGGCGCAACACCTTGGGGCACCTGGCTCACTTGTGAAGAAACACTGGAAGAAGGGCACGGCTACGTTTTTGAAGTCGATCCAAAAAATCCCGAGAACAAAATTTCCAAGACTCCGATCCGGGATATGGGCGCCTTTTCACATGAAGCGACAGCGATCGATCCGGCGACAGGCATCGTTTACCTGACAGAAGATGCCGGTCCGAGCTATCTTTATCGTTTCCTTCCGAACGATCGCAGTCAAAAAATCGGTGCTTTGCAAAAAGGGGGTACACTTCAAGCAGCTGCCGTCGAAGAGTTGAGTACAGATGAAATGAGTAAATTCCATACCGGCCAAAAGTTCGGCATCGTTTGGAAAAATGTCGATCCTGAAAAGCCGACATTGGATGCCGGTAACAAAGGATGTATCGCATTCAGTCGTTTGGAAGGGGCTTATTTCGAAGGCGGCGTTTTCTGGTTTGATGATACATCTGCGGGAGACAAAAACCTTGGCCGAGTCTATCGCTATATTCCGGCGTCAAATACACTTGAACTATTCTATGAATCTACCTCTCAAAACGATTTAGAAATGCCGGATAACATTTGCATTACTCCTTGGGGAGACTTATGGATTGCAGAAGATGGCGGTGGTGTCGACCGGGTGATCGGCATGACCCCTGAAGGAGGAACCTACGTGTTTGCTGAAAACAAAGCGAACAGCTCAGAACTTGCAGGACCTACGTTTTCTACGGACGGAAAAACATTCTTCATCAACATACAGTCTCCCGGTATGACATTTGCGATCTGGGGGCCATTCCCAAGAAAGAATGCCGCACGCAGGAGACTGATGGGCCATGCCGCTCCCCCTGCCCCTTATGCACCAAAAGTGTCGGACAAACTATCGGCTTTTGCAGAGGTTCAAGGGATGTCTGATTTAGAAGCAGCTGCATTCGAACGCCATGGTATGCCTATCTTATAA
- a CDS encoding twin-arginine translocase TatA/TatE family subunit: protein MLSNIGIPGLVLVLVIALIIFGPSKLPEIGRAFGSTLKEFKNATNDLMHSNNEEKSQSSEEDQKLKVEEEEKQNTGS, encoded by the coding sequence ATGTTATCGAATATTGGAATTCCAGGTTTGGTACTCGTACTGGTCATCGCGTTGATCATTTTCGGACCATCCAAATTACCGGAAATCGGCCGCGCGTTCGGAAGTACACTAAAAGAATTCAAGAATGCAACCAATGACTTGATGCATAGCAACAACGAGGAAAAAAGTCAGTCTTCTGAGGAAGACCAAAAGCTGAAAGTTGAGGAAGAAGAAAAGCAGAATACAGGAAGTTGA
- a CDS encoding TetR/AcrR family transcriptional regulator, with protein MTRETIIEESLNFFAHHGYENTTLANIADAVGIKKPSLYNHFDNKEAIFLSVLYHVADREKEYMTSQAHLSSEQSVAEQLRHIYQIYLDHMANSTEGMFFKRVTFFPPDEFRDEIKKVFLMVEDCMTETIRPVFEKGISEKIIRPLSTDTLTSAFYTLIDGLFLEENFYDHEVFEKRQQASWHIFWLGIKIPSEED; from the coding sequence ATGACTAGAGAAACCATTATCGAGGAGAGTTTGAATTTCTTTGCCCATCATGGATACGAAAATACTACTCTTGCAAATATAGCGGATGCTGTAGGCATTAAAAAACCCTCCCTTTATAATCATTTTGACAATAAAGAAGCGATCTTTCTGAGTGTGCTTTACCATGTAGCGGATCGCGAAAAAGAGTATATGACTTCTCAAGCTCACTTATCCAGCGAGCAATCTGTAGCAGAGCAGTTACGCCATATATATCAAATCTACTTGGACCACATGGCAAACTCTACAGAAGGAATGTTCTTTAAACGTGTCACTTTCTTTCCGCCTGATGAATTCAGAGATGAGATAAAGAAAGTCTTTTTGATGGTGGAAGATTGTATGACCGAAACAATACGTCCTGTTTTTGAAAAAGGGATTTCTGAAAAGATCATCCGCCCTTTATCTACAGATACGTTGACGTCTGCTTTTTATACGTTAATCGACGGATTGTTCTTAGAAGAAAACTTCTATGATCATGAGGTATTTGAAAAAAGGCAGCAAGCCAGTTGGCATATTTTTTGGCTGGGAATAAAGATTCCAAGTGAGGAGGACTAA
- a CDS encoding DMT family transporter has protein sequence MAWIYLFFGALFEIGWAVGLKLSEGFTHPFYSTLTIICIFISFVFFTKALRGIEVGTGYAIFTGIGAVGTAIIGMTFLGDGGGAGKVFFIVLLIIGILGLKMSETTTEEIGQEG, from the coding sequence ATGGCATGGATTTATTTGTTTTTTGGTGCTCTTTTTGAAATCGGATGGGCCGTTGGGTTGAAGTTGTCTGAAGGTTTCACCCACCCCTTTTATTCAACTTTAACGATTATTTGTATTTTCATCAGCTTTGTTTTTTTCACGAAGGCATTGAGGGGAATTGAGGTTGGCACAGGTTATGCGATTTTCACTGGAATCGGAGCGGTTGGCACAGCAATCATCGGGATGACATTTCTTGGCGACGGCGGCGGAGCTGGGAAGGTCTTTTTTATTGTCCTTTTAATTATTGGTATCCTTGGATTAAAAATGTCTGAAACGACGACGGAAGAAATAGGTCAGGAGGGTTAA
- a CDS encoding DMT family transporter translates to MAWVFLLLAGAGEMTAMFFLKLSDGFRKRVPAVFAILAGGASFYFLSLSLNELPIGTAYAIWTGIGSAGTVLLGIFFFKEKTNRKKIAFITCIIAGVIGLKMVS, encoded by the coding sequence ATGGCTTGGGTATTTCTATTGTTAGCAGGAGCAGGTGAAATGACAGCTATGTTTTTCCTGAAGCTATCTGATGGGTTCCGGAAACGGGTCCCCGCTGTATTCGCTATATTAGCAGGCGGGGCCAGCTTTTACTTCTTATCCCTGTCTTTAAATGAGCTGCCCATCGGTACAGCGTATGCGATATGGACAGGAATCGGATCAGCTGGCACTGTACTACTGGGGATCTTTTTCTTTAAGGAAAAAACGAACAGAAAGAAGATTGCTTTTATTACGTGCATCATTGCGGGGGTAATTGGACTGAAAATGGTTTCATAA